From a single Phalacrocorax aristotelis chromosome 1, bGulAri2.1, whole genome shotgun sequence genomic region:
- the MANSC1 gene encoding MANSC domain-containing protein 1, which translates to MSPASGRWPVCLLAISCLMPRPSLSQECSAQKMENIIIDINLSLPKGNRGAEPVYAPTPEACVRACCSGEKLSGDKKCNLIIFDARRTSAHPNCYLFYCPSTEACPMKPATGFVSYKITRDTHALEYTSFKTEDFSSDGYSMSSDAEAFISHSQTGHQNHTAALQQSVFHQAPELLNHVAKHLDNSEFNTVFPESQGAKHSESLDPIPRQKVINLPSNMSSAVQIGNPSALFPTTQSSVPKPSSTTLLPLPTSTTRLGSHTTSLPTGGTKPTAVTTTTTATFPPTVNTRAQFGIPTAVTHIPLSSPTTSASTSTTEQLTTNFRSATAPSGLRTPSIPPEPTVASSNDTSHVTLLSFSGFALPTSYSPMASQNNPQGYDLSDSESYLPEIVLRGIGVVQLGEKSSLVAALLFGVIFLLLVIALTGKKIHESLQKRHYTRLDYLINGMYADV; encoded by the exons ATGTCTCCCGCCAGCGGCCGGTGGCCGGTTTGCTTGCTGGCGATCTCCTGCCTGATGCCCAGACCATCCCTGAGCCAGGAGTGCTCCGcgcagaaaatggaaaacatcatCATCGATATAAACTTATCTCTGCCCAAAGGCAACCGGGGCGCAGAGCCCGTGTACGCCCCAACCCCAGAGGCTTGCGTTCGCGCTTGCTGCTCGGGGGAAAAGCTGTCAG GAGACAAGAAGTgtaatttgattatttttgacGCTCGAAGGACAAGCGCACATCCAAACTGCTACCTGTTTTACTGCCCTAGCACAGAGGCTTGTCCGATGAAACCCGCGACGGGATTCGTGAGCTACAAGATAACTAGAG ACACCCATGCCCTGGAGTATACATCCTTCAAAACTGAGGACTTTTCTTCAGATGGGTATTCTATGTCTTCAGATGCTGAAGCCTTTATTTCTCACAGTCAGACTGGCCATCAGAATCATACTGCTGCTTTGCAACAATCTGTCTTTCATCAGGCACCTGAACTCCTGAACCACGTGGCCAAGCATTTAGACAACAGTGAATTTAATACAGTTTTTCCTGAATCTCAAGGGGCAAAACATTCTGAGAGCTTAGACCCCATTCCGAGGCAGAAAGTAATCAACCTGCCATCAAATATGTCTTCTGCTGTTCAAATTGGAAACCCCTCCGCTTTGTTCCCCACCACTCAGTCTAGTGTTCCCAAACCCAGCAGTACcactcttcttcctctgcctaCAAGTACCACCAGACTGGGATCTCACACGACCTCTCTGCCTACCGGTGGCACCAAACCTACTGctgtcaccaccaccaccacagctaCCTTTCCTCCTACTGTGAACACTAGAGCTCAATTTGGTATCCCTACCGCTGTTACTCATATTCCTCTTTCCAGTCCCACAACTTCTGCTTCTACTTCAACAACCGAGCAGCTGACCACGAATTTCAGATCTGCTACTGCCCCATCGGGGCTAAGAactccatccatccctcctgAGCCAACAGTTGCCTCTTCCAACGATACCAGCCATGTTACCCTCCTCtctttttcaggttttgctcTGCCTACTAGTTATTCCCCCATGGCTTCCCAAAACAACCCTCAGGGTTATGACCTATCTGATTCAGAAAGCTACCTGCCAGAGATTGTTCTCAGAGGGATAGGTGTTGTTCAGCTGGGAGAAAAAAGCAGCCTTGTAGCGGCTTTGCTTTTTGGGGTGATATTCTTGTTACTAGTGATTGCACTTACGgggaagaaaatacatgaatCTCTTCAGAAGAGACATTATACCAGGCTGGATTACTTGATCAATGGAATGTATGCTGATGTATGA